The Geoalkalibacter subterraneus genome contains the following window.
CGCAATAGCCGCAACCGATGCACCAGCTGCGGTCGACCAGCACCACGCCGTCGGGCGCTTTGTAGGTTGCGCCCACCGGGCAGACCTGAACACAGGAGGGGTGATCGCACTGGTTGCACAGCTTGGGCACGAAAAACGCCTGCACGATGTCCTCGTCTGCGATCTCCAGGGGGCCGACCGTGCCACGGTCAATGGCGCGCTGCGTGAAGCCCTCATGGGCCCCGCGTGGCGAGTCAGCGTGCACTTCGCCATCGCGGGTGATGACGTAGCGCTCCACCCAGGTGCGGGTGGCATTGGTTTCCTGGGGGATGTCGTTTTCGTACTTGCAGGCCTTGACGCAGAAACCGCAGCCGACGCATTTATGCGTATCCACCAAGAAGATCCAGCGCAGGTCGGGGTTCGCGGCAAAGGCCTCGCGTGGATCAATCCATGTCATGGAGGTCAGCGGAAGGCTGGTCCCGGCCACGGCAATGACCGTGCTTCTCAGAAAATCACGGCGTTTCATGATCACATTTCCTCCAGGTCGGGATTATGAGGGGCGTGGCAGTCAACGCAGGCAAATCCTGGGTTGTGCTCGTCAGGTTCGATGCCGGGCAGATCGCCGCGATCGCTTCCCGGGTAGGGCAGACGGGCGTGACAGCGCAGGCAGAGATCACGGCTGCGGTCAATGGCAAGCTGCATCGGTTCTTCCGGGTGGTCGAAGGCAGGTCCGTGGCAGTTCTCGCACTGGATGGCGCCATGCATCGATTCCGCTGAACTTTCTGCCTGATCCACGTGACAGCCGGCGCAGTAGTCCCGGCCGCGGTATTTGGCCGGAAAATCCTTCCATTCCTGCACATTGCCCTCACGATACCAGCCGTACATGAACCCCTCGCCGCCATGGATGCCAAAATCCTTCGGGACATAGAATGCGCGTGCCAGAAGGATGACCGCAACGATGGCGATGACGACGAAAAGAGGACGCCAGACATGGTTTTTCACAGGCTGCTCCTGTTCGTGTAAAACGAGGGTTTAAATGAGTGCACCATTGCAGCAATTAAAAAACAAAACTTGAGTATGTCAATGTCAGGGAATGACCTCCCTCCTTTGAAAAGGCTTGAAACAATCGTGTTAGCATGATTCTTTAGAGATATTTATTAGTAAATTCAAAAAGTTGTAAAAATATGGAAAATGTACTTGATATTCGTTTTCAAGTAAGTTAGCCTCTGAAAAATTTTAACTCACAAACTGTCTGGAGGTTTGAGTCGATGAATTGGATGAGACGATTGTTGGGATGTTTTTTTGTTGCGGGGCTGATTCTGATGTTGCCGGTTGTCGTCCTGGCGCAACCAGATTATGAGGCGATGCGCAGTCAGATCGACAACCTGCGTCAGCGCATTGCGACGCTGGAAGGGGAGAAAACTCAGCCCGATGAGCCTTTTATCCTCAGCGCGCTGAATAAATCGATTACTCTCAGCGGGTTGCTGGAGCTGGAGGCATTCTGGGAAAAAGTCGAGGGCGGTGAAGAAACCAGCGACCTGCAGCTGGCGACCGTGGAATTGGCGGCCGATGTGGATATTAACGAAAACATCGCTGGCCATCTGGCGTTACTGTGGGAGGAGGACGAAACTGATAACATTGAGGTTGATCAGGCGGTCATCTTTCTGCGCCACCCGGTTCCTTTCTGGAGACACTACGTCACCTTTGCCGGCGGCAAGATGTATCTGCCCTTCGGAAATTTCGACAGCGCCTTCATTAGCGACCCTCTGACTCTGGAGCTCGGTGAAACCAACAGTACGGCTGCGGTCTTCGGCTTCCAGGGCGATCTTCTGGCGCTGCATGTCGGCGCTTTTAATGGTGACGTTGACACCCGCGATGATGACCGCATCGACAGTTGGGTGGCTTCTCTTGAATTGACTCCGATGGACGGACTCGCCTTCGGAATCTCCTATCTGAGCGATCTGGCAGAAAGCGACATAGAATTGGTCAAGGATGAGGATCTGTATCGCTCCAGTGTGGCAGCGGGCGGCGCCTACCTCTCATGGCAGATAGGTGGGGTCAATCTTCTGGCTGAATATATCGCAGCCCTGGAAAATTTTTCGTCGGAGATGGTCGGTGCTGGAGAAGATCTAACCGGGGAAAGGCCCTGGGCATGGAACGTGGAACTGTCCTGGGAGCCGACAGAACGCTGGCAGCTCGGCGTAAAGGCTGAAGGTGCAGAAGATTTTCAGAGCGATCTCAAGCGCTACGGGGCCGTGGTCTCCCGCGGATTGTTCCGCAACACCGTGCTTGGGCTTGAATATCTGTATGGAGACGCCGATGAGGATGAAAGCCATACGGTGACGGCGCAGTTGGCATTGAGTTTCTAACGTTAACGTAGTGCTCCCGGCAAAAAAGCCGCTCGTTTGAGCGGCTTTTTTACTGAATTTTGTTTATTGATTTGTTTTTGGTGGTAGAATCATGGCCGAATTTGATGTTTTCTGAATTGCAATCAAGGAGTATTTCATGACTTTCGGCACTCTGATCGTAGCCCTGATCTGGGGGATGATTTGTGGTTATGCGTTTCTGCGCATTTTTGACAGTGTCGTCGCCCTTGGCGTCTGCCTGCATGGTTTGTCGCTGAGCCCCCGGCGCAAAAAGAAGTCCGCCGCCAAGCCTGAGCCGGACTCCAAATCCAAAACAAAGAAGAAACCAAGCTGGGTTAATCCCCGCACCATTCGCAAACTGATGTGGCAGATCGGCCTTTACCTTTTCTTTTTCGCTTTGGTGGTCTATCTCGGCGACAGCGTGGTCAAGCGGCAGCTCTTTTTCAGTTACCAGGGCAGTTCCGTTGTTGTCTGGGGTGTTGCCGCCGCCGCGATATTCCTTCTGCGTTTGCGAACTTCTTTCCGGCGTATTGCCCTGATTCACCGCCTGAGTCACGAGCGTGACTACGCCGAGAAGAGGGATCGAACCTATCTACTTAAATGACTCAACTTTCGCAGTGAGTAAAAATTTATAAAAGACTGAAATTACAGAGGAAAAGCATCATCTCTTGTTGTAAAATAGGTTATCGCCAAACAACCTGTCACACACAAGGAGATGATGCTTTGGATCAGATTGTAGCAGAAACCGTTTCATGCCAGAATCAAATTAATTCGTACTTTGACAATCAGCGCATCGCACGACTACTGAAGCAAAGCAACGTGGCCAAACAGTACGGGATCGCTCCCGTTGTGGTGATGCGGATGATCTTCAGCCTGGTATTCACCGGCAAGAATCTCTTCCGCTACCTCCAGGCGGATGACTCCGGAAGTGAGATTGGCAAGGACACCGTTTACCGCTTTCTCAATTCGGTCAATGCCAACTGGCGCAAGTTCCTGCATTTGCTCTGTGCAATTGTCCTCAACAAGAAGATTCTGCCGCTGACATCGACAGACACACCCAAGGTCTTCATTGTTGACGACTCGCTCTACAACCGCAATCGGAGCAAAAATGTTGAACTGCTGGCGCGTGTCCATGACCATAATGATCATCGCTACTACCGTGGTTTCCGACTGCTGACCCTGGGCTGGTCGGACGGTTCAAGTTTCTTGCCGGTTTCATTCAGCCTGCTCAGCTCCGCCCAAAAGAAAAATCGACTGGCGGAAGCGGCTGAGATCGACAAACGAACTAACGGGTTTAAACGCCGCGCTGAAAGCCTGCGCAAGGCTCCCGATGGCCTCATGGATCTTGTGAAACAGGCCCGCGATAGCGGCATCAGTGCCGAT
Protein-coding sequences here:
- a CDS encoding 4Fe-4S dicluster domain-containing protein, with translation MKRRDFLRSTVIAVAGTSLPLTSMTWIDPREAFAANPDLRWIFLVDTHKCVGCGFCVKACKYENDIPQETNATRTWVERYVITRDGEVHADSPRGAHEGFTQRAIDRGTVGPLEIADEDIVQAFFVPKLCNQCDHPSCVQVCPVGATYKAPDGVVLVDRSWCIGCGYCVMGCPYGVRFFHPVHHVAEKCNFCYHRIHKGESTACAVACPFGARKIGNMKDPDDPVTKTVMSQRVGVLKDGFGTDPQVYYIGLNMEVR
- a CDS encoding cytochrome c3 family protein; its protein translation is MKNHVWRPLFVVIAIVAVILLARAFYVPKDFGIHGGEGFMYGWYREGNVQEWKDFPAKYRGRDYCAGCHVDQAESSAESMHGAIQCENCHGPAFDHPEEPMQLAIDRSRDLCLRCHARLPYPGSDRGDLPGIEPDEHNPGFACVDCHAPHNPDLEEM
- a CDS encoding LbtU family siderophore porin, with amino-acid sequence MNWMRRLLGCFFVAGLILMLPVVVLAQPDYEAMRSQIDNLRQRIATLEGEKTQPDEPFILSALNKSITLSGLLELEAFWEKVEGGEETSDLQLATVELAADVDINENIAGHLALLWEEDETDNIEVDQAVIFLRHPVPFWRHYVTFAGGKMYLPFGNFDSAFISDPLTLELGETNSTAAVFGFQGDLLALHVGAFNGDVDTRDDDRIDSWVASLELTPMDGLAFGISYLSDLAESDIELVKDEDLYRSSVAAGGAYLSWQIGGVNLLAEYIAALENFSSEMVGAGEDLTGERPWAWNVELSWEPTERWQLGVKAEGAEDFQSDLKRYGAVVSRGLFRNTVLGLEYLYGDADEDESHTVTAQLALSF
- a CDS encoding IS4 family transposase → MDQIVAETVSCQNQINSYFDNQRIARLLKQSNVAKQYGIAPVVVMRMIFSLVFTGKNLFRYLQADDSGSEIGKDTVYRFLNSVNANWRKFLHLLCAIVLNKKILPLTSTDTPKVFIVDDSLYNRNRSKNVELLARVHDHNDHRYYRGFRLLTLGWSDGSSFLPVSFSLLSSAQKKNRLAEAAEIDKRTNGFKRRAESLRKAPDGLMDLVKQARDSGISADYLLFDRRCDADCR